Proteins from one Meleagris gallopavo isolate NT-WF06-2002-E0010 breed Aviagen turkey brand Nicholas breeding stock unplaced genomic scaffold, Turkey_5.1 ChrUn_random_7180001938289, whole genome shotgun sequence genomic window:
- the SMAD7 gene encoding mothers against decapentaplegic homolog 7, translated as SQVIQETGDHSHWCVVAYWEEKMRVGRLYSVQEPSLDIFYDLPQGNGFCLGQLNSDNKSQLVQKVRSKIGYGIQLTKEVDGVWVYNRSSYPIFIKSATLDNPNSRTLLVHKVFPGFSIKAFDYEKAHSLQRPNDHEFMQQPRTGFTMQISFVKGWGQCYTRQFISSCPCWLEVIFNDR; from the coding sequence ATTCTCAAGTTATTCAGGAGACAGGGGATCACTCACACTGGTGTGTGGTGGCATACTGGGAAGAGAAGATGCGTGTGGGTCGGCTGTACTCTGTCCAAGAGCCCTCCTTGGATATCTTCTATGATCTACCTCAGGGGAATGGCTTCTGCCTTGGGCAGCTCAACTCGGACAACAAAAGCCAGCTGGTGCAGAAGGTGCGCAGCAAGATCGGGTACGGCATCCAGCTCACCAAGGAGGTGGATGGCGTGTGGGTCTACAACCGCAGCAGCTACCCCATCTTCATCAAGTCGGCCACACTGGACAACCCCAACTCCAGGACATTGCTGGTGCACAAAGTGTTCCCGGGTTTTTCCATCAAGGCTTTCGATTACGAGAAGGCACACAGCCTGCAGAGGCCAAATGACCATGAGTTCATGCAGCAGCCACGGACTGGATTTACCATGCAGATCAGCTTTGTGAAGGGCTGGGGCCAATGCTATACCAGGCAGTTCATCAGCAGCTGCCCTTGCTGGttggaagttatttttaatgatcGATGA